One part of the Nitrospinota bacterium genome encodes these proteins:
- a CDS encoding DUF188 domain-containing protein yields the protein RFVDSLPQEADIAIINSSEKEDIIVTYDLGLASIVLRKGAKVISPDGKIFTERNIEHLLESRNIKRRLREKGMKIKGPKKRKRIQDVIFEKNLKRLLEKTISF from the coding sequence TCAGATTTGTTGACTCTTTGCCTCAAGAAGCTGATATAGCTATCATCAATTCTTCTGAAAAGGAAGACATCATTGTAACTTATGACCTGGGCCTTGCTTCCATTGTTCTCAGAAAAGGTGCAAAGGTCATCTCTCCTGATGGAAAGATATTCACAGAAAGAAATATTGAGCATCTTTTAGAATCAAGGAATATTAAAAGAAGGCTAAGGGAAAAGGGTATGAAGATAAAGGGCCCAAAGAAGAGAAAAAGAATACAAGACGTCATATTTGAAAAGAATTTGAAAAGGCTTTTAGAGAAGACAATTTCCTTTTAA